One segment of Calditrichota bacterium DNA contains the following:
- a CDS encoding PorV/PorQ family protein gives MKSRLVLLTMAVTLCAALPLQGQIIKKGQVGFRFLENPISAEAVGRGCLGVAAARSANAVFWNPAGLAWIDGRWDVALNYTKGIADINHTSAAAALQLSRLGTLCVDAIMMDYGDFYGTRRADNEQGFIDTGVFSPSAWAVGLSFAQRVSDRFSYGVHLKYAYQDLGDAWVATAGSDVDDPNLRIAQKSYAHGEPAVDVGAVYDFAYHGIRFGAVIQNVSREIRYESEKFPLPFAVSFALNVKPLSFLLPELNEHDLVLGFESRHPRDFKEKLKVGAEYTFHEMLMVRAGYMGNYDERGLTAGIGVRQKVGNSTMRMDYAFQDFGLFSSVHLFTFGMSY, from the coding sequence ATGAAGAGCAGATTGGTGTTGCTGACGATGGCGGTGACGCTGTGCGCGGCGTTACCCCTCCAAGGCCAGATCATCAAGAAAGGCCAGGTGGGGTTCCGGTTTCTGGAGAATCCCATCTCTGCCGAGGCCGTCGGGCGCGGGTGCCTGGGCGTAGCGGCTGCCCGCAGTGCCAACGCCGTGTTTTGGAACCCTGCCGGCTTGGCCTGGATTGACGGCCGGTGGGATGTGGCACTCAACTACACCAAGGGGATTGCCGACATCAATCACACCTCGGCGGCAGCGGCGCTGCAGCTTTCCCGCCTGGGCACACTGTGCGTGGACGCAATCATGATGGACTATGGGGATTTCTACGGCACACGACGGGCCGATAACGAGCAAGGGTTCATCGATACCGGCGTATTCTCGCCATCAGCCTGGGCAGTCGGCCTTTCCTTCGCCCAACGGGTGAGCGACCGCTTCTCCTATGGCGTGCACCTCAAGTACGCCTACCAGGACTTGGGCGACGCCTGGGTGGCCACTGCTGGCTCCGATGTGGATGACCCCAACTTGCGGATCGCCCAAAAGTCCTACGCGCACGGTGAGCCGGCGGTGGACGTAGGCGCGGTCTATGACTTTGCCTATCACGGTATCCGCTTTGGCGCCGTCATTCAAAACGTCTCCCGCGAAATCCGCTATGAGAGCGAAAAGTTCCCCTTGCCGTTCGCAGTGAGCTTTGCTCTGAACGTCAAGCCGCTGTCGTTCCTCCTCCCCGAGCTCAACGAGCATGACCTCGTCTTGGGTTTTGAGTCGCGGCACCCGCGTGATTTCAAGGAGAAGCTCAAAGTGGGCGCCGAGTACACGTTCCACGAGATGCTCATGGTGCGGGCAGGGTACATGGGCAACTATGACGAGCGCGGGTTGACGGCGGGCATTGGGGTACGGCAGAAGGTCGGCAACTCCACTATGCGCATGGACTATGCGTTTCAGGACTTTGGCCTGTTCAGCAGTGTGCACCTTTTCACGTTCGGTATGAGTTACTGA
- a CDS encoding redoxin domain-containing protein, with amino-acid sequence MQRTARRWAGATCFFAGMALVLASCGEAPEANLAAKAAEVDSVWVKGLKVSRNYDSLRTVQMDLARRYTERVRLARVKGEDLLALGSLYQVLGDYGKEQQALEKYLTVRGQKDSLAAVRLLQSYLFADSLHKAEAFAEEKMAALGVQPDFGQCLGLAYGFFDGGDLEKAELWVDRAIEKAPEQQRYSAVSFKAEIAAARDELPRAVSLLNEEMKAAKDEGAKSYLRATLTRLQLVGRPAPAFAASEWIDGQPTTLAALRGKVVLLDFWAPWCGPCRATFPHLKKWYAEFHDKGLQIVGLTKYYGRFNQLGQNLSGLSPQEELEWIKKFKLHHEIPFPYAVANDQQAKRNFDAYGVKGIPTVAVIDQKGVVQLIVVGSGEHQAQMIEAKLRELLKV; translated from the coding sequence ATGCAGAGAACGGCAAGAAGGTGGGCGGGCGCTACGTGCTTTTTTGCAGGGATGGCCTTGGTTCTGGCCTCCTGCGGGGAGGCCCCCGAGGCCAACTTGGCCGCCAAAGCGGCGGAAGTAGACAGCGTGTGGGTAAAGGGGCTCAAAGTGTCGCGCAACTACGACAGCCTGCGCACGGTGCAGATGGACCTGGCCAGGCGCTACACGGAGCGCGTACGGCTGGCACGGGTGAAGGGCGAAGACCTCCTGGCACTGGGATCGCTCTACCAGGTGCTGGGTGATTACGGCAAGGAGCAACAGGCGCTGGAAAAATATCTGACCGTCCGCGGGCAGAAAGACAGCCTTGCCGCAGTGCGCCTGTTGCAGAGTTACCTCTTTGCCGACAGCCTCCACAAGGCGGAAGCATTCGCCGAAGAGAAGATGGCCGCGCTCGGCGTGCAACCCGACTTTGGACAGTGCCTTGGCTTGGCCTACGGGTTCTTTGACGGAGGAGACCTGGAGAAGGCGGAGCTCTGGGTGGACCGGGCCATCGAGAAGGCCCCCGAACAGCAGCGCTATTCGGCAGTCAGCTTCAAGGCAGAAATTGCCGCGGCCCGCGACGAGCTGCCTCGCGCTGTGAGCCTGCTGAATGAGGAAATGAAGGCAGCCAAGGACGAGGGGGCGAAGAGCTATTTGCGCGCCACGCTGACAAGGCTGCAACTGGTGGGCCGACCCGCGCCGGCCTTCGCCGCCAGCGAATGGATAGATGGCCAGCCTACTACCTTGGCGGCCCTGCGCGGCAAGGTGGTGCTGCTCGACTTTTGGGCGCCGTGGTGCGGACCGTGTCGCGCCACCTTCCCCCACCTCAAGAAGTGGTACGCCGAGTTCCACGACAAGGGACTGCAGATTGTTGGCCTCACCAAGTACTACGGCCGGTTCAACCAGTTAGGGCAGAATCTTAGCGGGTTGTCGCCCCAGGAAGAGTTGGAGTGGATAAAGAAGTTCAAGCTCCACCACGAGATCCCCTTCCCCTACGCAGTGGCAAACGACCAGCAGGCAAAGCGCAACTTTGACGCCTACGGGGTAAAAGGCATCCCCACTGTCGCGGTCATCGACCAAAAAGGGGTGGTGCAGCTCATTGTGGTCGGCTCAGGTGAGCATCAGGCCCAAATGATCGAGGCGAAGCTCAGAGAGCTGCTCAAGGTGTGA
- a CDS encoding VOC family protein, translated as MPDSLDRILLAVRSIEDSVAFYRNVLGARVKLREPDLCILTLGGIELCIELERPELADERPVKHGFAFGFSVANVDSAYGELRTKKDAPVLTTPRESRLGRYFEIVDPDGHIIRFTEKR; from the coding sequence ATGCCCGACTCTTTGGACCGCATCCTGCTGGCGGTGAGATCGATAGAAGACTCTGTCGCTTTCTATCGGAACGTGCTGGGCGCGCGCGTCAAGTTGCGCGAGCCAGACCTGTGCATCCTCACCCTCGGTGGCATCGAGCTGTGCATAGAGCTGGAGCGCCCGGAGCTCGCCGACGAACGTCCGGTGAAACATGGCTTCGCCTTCGGCTTCAGCGTGGCCAATGTGGATAGCGCCTACGGCGAACTCCGCACCAAGAAAGACGCACCTGTCCTGACCACGCCGCGCGAATCGCGGCTGGGGCGCTACTTTGAGATCGTGGACCCCGACGGCCACATCATTCGGTTCACCGAGAAACGCTGA